A window of Bradyrhizobium sp. AZCC 1610 contains these coding sequences:
- the pal gene encoding peptidoglycan-associated lipoprotein Pal — protein sequence MKYQMRILQGWKLAALVAVALSMGACAKNNVGADGAMASAATPGSQQDFVVNVGDRVFFESDQTELSPQAIATLEKQAQWLQSYNRYSFTIEGHADERGTREYNIALGARRAQSVRSYLASRGIDPNRMRTISYGKERPVAVCNDISCWSQNRRAVTVLNAGA from the coding sequence ATGAAATATCAGATGCGCATCCTCCAGGGATGGAAGCTGGCGGCCTTGGTCGCGGTGGCGCTGTCGATGGGCGCCTGCGCCAAGAACAACGTCGGCGCCGATGGCGCGATGGCGAGCGCGGCAACCCCGGGGAGCCAGCAGGATTTCGTGGTCAATGTCGGCGACCGCGTGTTCTTCGAGAGCGACCAGACCGAGCTGAGCCCGCAGGCGATCGCCACGCTGGAGAAGCAGGCGCAGTGGCTGCAGAGTTACAACCGCTACTCCTTCACCATCGAAGGCCATGCGGACGAGCGCGGCACCCGCGAATACAACATCGCGCTCGGTGCGCGGCGCGCCCAGTCGGTGCGCAGCTATCTCGCCTCGCGCGGCATCGATCCGAACCGCATGCGCACCATCTCCTACGGCAAGGAGCGCCCGGTGGCGGTCTGTAACGACATCTCCTGCTGGTCGCAGAACCGCCGCGCCGTTACAGTGTTGAACGCCGGCGCTTAA
- a CDS encoding N-acyl amino acid synthase FeeM domain-containing protein translates to MKAGAEPRKPLFVRGAGLFDRVDYRVIETPEERDALYLMRYRAYLHGGLILPSESQRVSDRYDDAPNAWTFGIYVDGELCSSLRLHVLTPESRTSYATELFGDVLHRRLDRGEVIIDPARFVADPEKAQRFPELPYLTVRLAYLACEYFNADTGLAQVRAEHQAFYRRVFLQETIAEPRSFPNVLKKVALMACDFPAVRERVLTRFPIMRSSAFERRMLFERRAERSFFSNAVVTPFERPSIVPNA, encoded by the coding sequence ATGAAGGCTGGAGCCGAACCGCGCAAGCCGCTCTTTGTGCGGGGGGCAGGGCTATTTGATCGCGTCGACTACCGAGTCATCGAAACTCCCGAGGAAAGGGACGCTCTTTATTTGATGCGTTACAGGGCCTATCTGCATGGCGGATTGATCCTGCCGTCAGAGTCTCAGCGCGTCAGCGATCGTTATGACGATGCGCCCAACGCCTGGACATTCGGAATCTATGTTGACGGCGAACTCTGCAGTTCCCTCCGCCTCCACGTCCTGACGCCGGAATCGAGGACGTCCTATGCAACCGAATTGTTCGGCGATGTTCTTCACCGTCGCCTCGACCGAGGCGAAGTTATCATCGACCCGGCTCGATTTGTTGCAGATCCCGAAAAAGCCCAGCGGTTTCCGGAACTCCCCTATCTGACCGTGCGGCTGGCCTATCTGGCATGTGAGTATTTCAACGCCGATACCGGGCTCGCGCAAGTTCGTGCCGAGCATCAGGCGTTTTATCGCCGGGTCTTTCTGCAGGAGACCATTGCCGAACCGCGTTCGTTTCCGAACGTATTAAAAAAAGTGGCATTGATGGCCTGCGATTTTCCGGCCGTGCGGGAACGTGTCTTGACCCGTTTTCCCATTATGCGCTCGAGCGCCTTTGAGCGACGGATGCTGTTCGAGCGCCGGGCCGAGCGCAGTTTTTTTTCCAACGCGGTCGTTACACCCTTCGAACGGCCCTCGATTGTGCCGAACGCCTGA
- a CDS encoding putative bifunctional diguanylate cyclase/phosphodiesterase, whose translation MQLASQSGESDQRQISPKISAALIDSLFDTQGPVHVGIFFLAVAASLTALKTDENLIWACVGLLLMAGAIRAFDLQRYQARKASLTAEEAERWKKRYQIGAMIQAAAIGIWGAVTMLSSDDAVAHMICLSVITGVVSGGAGRAYGRQWIFQLQAALAFGPTVIALALRGTPYYVAMSVITAAFLVVVMQMSANLHRIFLRALLAREREAALAGQFDTALNNMPHGLCMFRGDGELAVMNHRFCEMMDLSEDLVERGANAADIIADCVSAGSISAASGQMILAEIENSQAKDIVTADPDLTRNRSLSWTFQPMAGGGAVVLLEDITERRTSEAKISHLARYDELTDLPNRVNFRDEIGHLLSAQQGAEQLSALLFIDLDQFKQVNDTLGHPCGDQLLCAVAGRLREMLRPEDFVARFGGDEFVVFQQNIHSSDDAAGLARRIVDRLSERYKIDNHLVEIGASIGIAMTSRGVSADTLLKNADMALYRAKADGRGTFCFFRDEMAQVVESRRILELDLRKALANEEFELFFQPLVNLKSGRISTCEALLRWNHPVRGTVSPTDIIPVAEDMGLIVDLGRWILRKACMECMKWPEGVSVAVNFSPQQFHQRDVLSEVRYALEVSGLPANRLEIEITESSLLRNTQLTHDVLSQLHSLGVRISLDDFGTGYSSLSYLHNFPLQKVKIDRSFLEGIDSDRPLTLLRGVARLSADLGMSVVVEGIETNEQLELISADGAITEAQGYLFSPPVPAVRVRQLLNASHGRRPPDDQIVAVSSRSIA comes from the coding sequence ATGCAGCTCGCAAGCCAGAGCGGAGAGTCTGATCAGCGACAGATATCGCCGAAGATTTCGGCGGCGCTGATCGATTCGCTCTTCGACACTCAAGGTCCGGTGCATGTAGGTATTTTCTTCCTGGCGGTCGCGGCCAGCCTGACCGCGCTGAAGACCGACGAAAATCTGATCTGGGCGTGTGTCGGATTGCTCCTGATGGCCGGAGCGATCCGGGCTTTCGATTTGCAACGGTACCAAGCGCGCAAAGCGAGCCTCACGGCCGAAGAAGCTGAACGGTGGAAAAAGCGATATCAAATCGGGGCGATGATCCAAGCCGCTGCAATCGGCATATGGGGCGCCGTCACTATGCTGAGCAGCGACGATGCCGTCGCCCACATGATTTGTTTGTCCGTTATTACCGGGGTCGTGTCGGGAGGTGCAGGCAGGGCCTACGGACGCCAATGGATATTCCAGTTGCAGGCTGCACTTGCCTTCGGTCCAACCGTGATCGCGCTGGCGCTGCGTGGCACGCCCTATTACGTCGCTATGTCAGTTATCACCGCCGCATTCCTTGTCGTTGTCATGCAGATGTCGGCCAATTTGCACCGCATATTCTTGCGGGCGCTTCTGGCGCGCGAGCGCGAGGCGGCGCTCGCCGGACAGTTCGATACTGCTTTGAACAACATGCCCCACGGTCTGTGCATGTTCCGCGGCGACGGAGAACTTGCGGTGATGAATCACCGCTTCTGCGAAATGATGGATCTGTCTGAAGATCTCGTGGAGCGGGGCGCGAACGCGGCCGACATCATCGCCGACTGCGTGAGTGCCGGATCGATCTCGGCGGCGAGTGGACAAATGATCCTCGCCGAAATCGAGAATTCGCAGGCCAAGGACATTGTCACCGCCGACCCCGACCTCACCAGAAACCGTTCGCTATCCTGGACCTTCCAACCGATGGCTGGCGGCGGCGCAGTCGTGCTCCTGGAAGACATTACCGAGCGGCGCACCTCCGAAGCCAAGATCAGTCATCTGGCGCGGTACGACGAACTGACCGACCTTCCCAACCGGGTCAATTTCCGCGACGAGATCGGACATCTTCTGTCGGCCCAGCAGGGCGCCGAACAGCTATCGGCATTGCTGTTCATCGACCTCGACCAGTTCAAGCAGGTCAACGACACGCTCGGTCATCCCTGCGGCGACCAGTTGCTGTGCGCCGTGGCTGGTCGCCTGCGTGAAATGCTGCGGCCCGAGGATTTCGTGGCTCGCTTCGGTGGCGACGAGTTCGTGGTGTTCCAGCAGAACATCCATTCCTCTGACGACGCTGCCGGTCTCGCCCGGCGCATCGTCGATCGCCTGAGCGAGCGCTACAAGATCGACAATCATCTGGTCGAAATCGGCGCCAGCATCGGTATCGCCATGACCTCGCGCGGCGTCAGCGCCGACACGCTGTTGAAGAATGCCGACATGGCGCTGTACCGCGCCAAGGCCGACGGCCGCGGCACCTTCTGCTTCTTCCGCGACGAGATGGCGCAGGTCGTCGAATCTCGCCGCATCCTCGAACTGGACCTGCGCAAGGCGCTGGCCAACGAGGAGTTCGAGCTGTTCTTCCAGCCGCTGGTCAATCTCAAGTCGGGACGGATATCCACCTGCGAGGCGCTGTTGCGCTGGAATCATCCGGTTCGCGGCACGGTTTCGCCGACCGATATCATTCCGGTCGCCGAGGACATGGGCCTGATCGTTGATCTCGGCCGCTGGATTTTGCGCAAGGCCTGCATGGAATGCATGAAATGGCCCGAAGGCGTCAGCGTCGCGGTCAACTTCTCGCCGCAGCAATTCCATCAGCGCGACGTGCTGAGCGAAGTCCGCTACGCGCTCGAGGTCTCCGGCCTGCCGGCTAACCGGCTGGAGATCGAGATCACCGAATCCTCGCTGCTGCGGAACACGCAGCTCACGCATGACGTGCTGTCGCAGTTGCATTCGCTCGGCGTGCGGATCTCGCTCGACGACTTCGGCACCGGCTATTCCAGCCTGAGCTATCTGCACAACTTCCCGTTGCAGAAGGTCAAGATCGACCGCTCGTTCCTCGAGGGCATCGACAGCGACCGTCCGTTGACGCTGCTGCGCGGCGTGGCGCGGCTGTCGGCCGACCTCGGAATGTCCGTGGTGGTGGAGGGCATCGAGACCAACGAGCAGCTCGAATTGATCAGCGCCGACGGCGCGATAACCGAGGCGCAAGGCTACCTGTTCAGTCCGCCGGTGCCCGCGGTGCGGGTTCGTCAGTTGCTCAATGCCTCGCACGGCCGCCGCCCGCCGGACGACCAAATCGTCGCGGTATCTTCGCGATCGATCGCCTGA
- the tolB gene encoding Tol-Pal system beta propeller repeat protein TolB — protein MPFRLSRRQIISGMAALGTVTAAPLRSAFAQAPKRIPIPEGEFTPQPIAISNFVAGTPGDAEVGVGVSQVITNNLKRSGLFAPIDPAAFIERITNPDNPPQFQSWKQIGALYLVTGRMTRQGDGRLKAEFRLWDVNTQQQMAGQQYQTSPEYWRRIAHIISDQIYERATSEKGYFDSRVVFVHEHGSKERRIKQLALMDQDGANVRYLTKGSELVLTPRFSPSTQEITYMEFGQGDPRVYLYNVETGQREIVGNFPGMSFSPRFSPDGQRIIMSLQQGGNSNLFVMDLRSKSTTRLTDTPAIDTSPSYSPDGSRICFESDRGGKPQIYTMAATGGGAQRISFGEGSYSTPVWSPRGDYIAFTKQGGGQFAIGIMKTDGSGERILTSGFHNEGPTFAPNGRVVMFFREPGGSAGPSLYTVDISGRNELRVPTPGFASDPAWSPLLS, from the coding sequence ATGCCGTTCCGCCTGAGCCGCCGGCAGATCATTTCCGGAATGGCCGCGCTTGGCACGGTCACGGCCGCGCCGCTTCGCAGCGCATTTGCGCAGGCGCCGAAGCGGATCCCCATTCCCGAAGGTGAGTTTACGCCTCAGCCGATCGCGATATCGAATTTCGTGGCGGGCACGCCGGGTGACGCCGAGGTCGGCGTCGGCGTGTCGCAGGTCATCACCAACAATCTCAAGCGCAGCGGGCTGTTCGCGCCGATCGATCCGGCTGCGTTCATCGAGCGGATCACCAATCCCGACAATCCGCCGCAGTTCCAGAGCTGGAAGCAGATAGGCGCGCTGTATCTGGTGACCGGCCGGATGACTCGGCAGGGCGACGGCCGTCTGAAAGCCGAATTCCGCCTCTGGGACGTGAACACCCAGCAGCAGATGGCCGGCCAGCAATACCAGACCTCGCCGGAATATTGGCGGCGGATCGCCCACATCATCTCCGACCAGATCTACGAACGCGCGACTAGCGAGAAGGGCTATTTCGACAGCCGCGTCGTGTTCGTCCACGAGCACGGATCCAAGGAGCGGCGCATCAAGCAACTGGCGCTGATGGATCAGGACGGCGCCAATGTCCGATACCTGACCAAGGGCTCCGAGCTGGTGCTGACGCCGCGGTTCTCGCCGTCGACGCAAGAGATCACCTATATGGAGTTCGGCCAGGGCGATCCGCGCGTTTACCTGTACAACGTCGAGACCGGGCAGCGCGAGATCGTCGGCAATTTTCCCGGCATGTCGTTCTCGCCGCGGTTCTCGCCGGATGGCCAGCGCATCATCATGAGCCTGCAGCAGGGCGGCAACTCGAACCTGTTCGTGATGGATCTGCGTTCGAAATCGACGACGCGGCTGACCGACACGCCGGCGATTGACACCTCGCCGTCTTATTCGCCCGACGGCAGCCGGATCTGTTTCGAATCCGATCGCGGCGGCAAGCCGCAGATCTACACGATGGCGGCCACCGGCGGCGGGGCGCAGCGCATCTCGTTCGGCGAGGGCAGCTATTCGACGCCAGTCTGGTCGCCGCGCGGCGACTACATCGCCTTCACCAAGCAGGGCGGCGGACAGTTCGCGATCGGCATCATGAAGACCGACGGTTCTGGCGAACGGATCCTCACCTCGGGCTTCCATAATGAAGGGCCGACCTTTGCGCCGAACGGCCGGGTTGTGATGTTCTTCCGCGAGCCCGGCGGCAGCGCCGGGCCCTCGCTGTACACGGTCGATATTTCAGGTCGTAACGAATTGCGGGTGCCAACGCCTGGTTTCGCCTCCGATCCGGCATGGTCGCCGCTGTTGTCATAA
- a CDS encoding cell envelope integrity protein TolA: protein MNVKVDKTVLASVALHVLVLGWVMLSFSTKALEMQPEDSVAVDVISPDQLAKVMAGMKTGKKENPKPLVEKVAEAKPVDDAVGKITDKAPVVTETAPPPQPKVEEKPVEKKPDPPKVVEKPKEEPKQEPKPIEKKPDPVKPDPIAEAIKKEEKKPPPKPVQAAKPPEPQKRIVERHFDQNQIAALLDKRDPSRQATTGDTLNSNAALGTSKGAAADNSATWGAMFQRQVERCWKKPYGGIESQKPEVAFAIRLKRDGTLEGSPVPEGVPATPFLRVYQESALRAILECQPYKLPAALYEEWKYFAPVFKEKV, encoded by the coding sequence GTGAACGTCAAGGTCGACAAGACGGTTCTGGCATCGGTTGCCCTGCACGTCCTCGTGCTGGGGTGGGTGATGCTGTCGTTCTCGACCAAGGCGCTCGAAATGCAGCCGGAAGATTCGGTAGCGGTCGATGTCATTTCTCCCGATCAGCTTGCCAAGGTCATGGCGGGCATGAAGACCGGCAAGAAGGAAAACCCGAAGCCGCTGGTCGAGAAGGTCGCCGAAGCCAAGCCGGTCGACGATGCCGTCGGCAAGATCACCGATAAGGCGCCGGTCGTGACCGAGACCGCGCCGCCGCCGCAGCCGAAGGTCGAGGAGAAGCCGGTCGAGAAGAAGCCCGACCCGCCGAAGGTCGTCGAGAAGCCGAAGGAAGAGCCGAAGCAAGAGCCGAAGCCGATCGAGAAGAAGCCGGATCCGGTCAAGCCCGATCCGATCGCGGAAGCGATCAAGAAGGAAGAGAAGAAGCCGCCGCCGAAGCCGGTGCAGGCGGCGAAGCCGCCGGAGCCGCAGAAGAGGATTGTCGAACGGCACTTCGATCAGAATCAGATCGCCGCTCTGCTCGACAAGCGTGACCCGTCGCGTCAGGCCACGACCGGCGACACGCTGAATTCCAATGCCGCGCTCGGCACCTCGAAGGGCGCGGCTGCGGACAATTCCGCGACCTGGGGCGCGATGTTTCAGCGGCAGGTCGAACGGTGCTGGAAAAAACCCTATGGCGGAATCGAATCGCAGAAGCCTGAGGTTGCGTTTGCCATTCGTCTGAAGCGCGACGGCACCCTTGAAGGCTCGCCGGTTCCGGAAGGCGTTCCGGCGACGCCTTTCCTGCGCGTCTATCAGGAGAGCGCGTTACGCGCGATCCTCGAATGCCAGCCGTACAAATTGCCGGCGGCGCTTTACGAGGAATGGAAATATTTCGCGCCGGTGTTCAAGGAAAAAGTCTGA
- a CDS encoding biopolymer transporter ExbD yields MAMNMAGSAGGGGGRRGRRRAAVMAEINVTPMVDVMLVLLIIFMVAAPLMTSTIDIDLPVASGGKSLAANAPPLTLSVKRTGGACNSNVELYLGDTLISANDLLPKIKAIRETRSEAESVVYLRGDKDVCYTDMMKLLGYIRTAGFKANIVIVPEQGS; encoded by the coding sequence ATGGCGATGAACATGGCAGGTTCGGCGGGTGGCGGCGGTGGACGCCGCGGCCGGCGTCGCGCCGCCGTGATGGCGGAGATCAACGTCACGCCGATGGTCGACGTGATGCTGGTGCTGCTCATCATCTTCATGGTGGCGGCGCCGCTGATGACGTCGACCATCGATATCGATCTGCCGGTTGCCAGCGGCGGCAAGTCGCTCGCGGCCAACGCTCCGCCGCTCACATTGTCGGTCAAGCGCACCGGCGGGGCCTGCAATTCGAACGTCGAACTCTATCTCGGGGACACGCTGATTTCGGCCAACGACCTGCTGCCCAAGATCAAGGCGATCCGGGAGACCCGGTCGGAGGCCGAGAGCGTGGTATACCTGCGCGGCGACAAGGACGTCTGTTACACGGATATGATGAAATTATTGGGGTATATTCGGACGGCGGGGTTCAAGGCGAATATCGTCATCGTGCCGGAGCAGGGCTCCTGA
- the tolQ gene encoding protein TolQ translates to MNPADVAPAALPLVSADVSLIALFMQAHWVVKTVMMGLLACSVWVWAIAIDKIFLYSRTKRAMDRFEQAFWSGQSIEELYRALSAKPTQSMAACFVAAMREWKRSFESQSRSFAGLQMRIEKVMNVSIAREVERLERRLLVLATVGSAGPFVGLFGTVWGIMSSFQSIAASKNTSLAVVAPGIAEALFATAIGLIAAIPATIFYNKFTSEVNRQAQRLEGFADEFSAILSRQIDERA, encoded by the coding sequence ATGAATCCCGCCGACGTGGCTCCGGCAGCCCTGCCGTTGGTCTCCGCCGACGTGTCGCTGATTGCGCTGTTCATGCAGGCCCACTGGGTCGTGAAAACGGTCATGATGGGACTCCTGGCCTGCTCGGTCTGGGTCTGGGCGATCGCGATCGACAAGATTTTCCTCTATTCGCGCACCAAGCGCGCCATGGACCGCTTCGAACAGGCGTTCTGGTCCGGTCAGTCGATCGAGGAACTTTACCGCGCGCTGTCAGCCAAACCGACGCAGTCGATGGCGGCGTGTTTCGTCGCGGCCATGCGCGAGTGGAAGCGCTCCTTCGAGAGCCAGTCACGCTCCTTTGCCGGCCTGCAGATGCGGATCGAGAAGGTGATGAACGTCTCCATCGCGCGTGAGGTCGAGCGGCTGGAACGGCGGCTGCTGGTGCTGGCGACGGTCGGCTCCGCGGGGCCCTTTGTCGGCCTGTTCGGAACCGTCTGGGGCATCATGTCGAGCTTCCAGTCGATCGCAGCCTCGAAAAACACCTCGCTCGCGGTGGTGGCGCCCGGCATTGCCGAGGCGCTGTTTGCGACCGCTATCGGTCTCATCGCCGCCATCCCGGCGACCATTTTCTACAATAAGTTCACGTCCGAGGTGAACCGGCAGGCGCAGCGGCTGGAAGGCTTCGCCGACGAGTTTTCCGCCATCCTGTCCCGCCAGATCGACGAGCGGGCGTGA
- a CDS encoding serine hydrolase domain-containing protein, translating to MKAFMMAAAVVAGIAANAANAAPLPEAKPDDVGFSQQRLARLDDFFAREIAAKRVPGAVVAIARDGKLVQYKAYGQLDPTKGTPMPLDAVFALASMTKPMAAVAGLTLMEQGRLALQAKLADYYPAFAEMKVGVPQADGSLKLEAQVSPIYIHDLYRHTSGLMYGGRPDSSSPVARQYPDGTAPAIEGDTQAFIDRITKLPLAHQPATVFEYGFSIDVLGAVVEKVSEQRLGDYLAGNVWQPLGMRDATFHPTEAQRARLARPFPNDPLTGKPQAIKLLDTPTKFDCGGACAFATVGDYVRFGQMLLNGGELDGQRILGPKTVHHMVSNHLGPEIRNNVANVEPHRGGFGFGLGVAVRTSEGLSSVPGNPGEFTWNGAYGTQFFCDPKERLVVVVGTAAPGELRKYYREQVQDIVYGAMVR from the coding sequence ATGAAGGCATTCATGATGGCCGCGGCGGTTGTTGCCGGCATCGCTGCCAATGCGGCGAATGCCGCGCCACTGCCCGAGGCAAAGCCGGATGACGTGGGATTTTCGCAGCAAAGACTGGCCCGCCTGGACGATTTTTTCGCCCGCGAGATCGCCGCGAAACGTGTGCCCGGCGCCGTGGTTGCGATAGCTCGCGACGGAAAGCTCGTTCAGTACAAGGCGTACGGCCAGCTTGATCCAACCAAAGGCACGCCGATGCCGCTGGATGCCGTGTTCGCGCTTGCCTCCATGACCAAGCCGATGGCCGCCGTCGCGGGCCTGACACTTATGGAACAGGGCCGCCTGGCTCTTCAGGCAAAGCTTGCCGACTACTATCCCGCGTTCGCCGAGATGAAGGTCGGCGTACCGCAGGCGGACGGTTCGCTGAAGCTCGAAGCGCAGGTTTCACCGATCTACATCCACGACCTTTATCGACACACATCCGGCCTGATGTATGGAGGACGCCCGGACAGCTCGAGCCCGGTAGCGCGGCAGTACCCGGACGGGACGGCGCCGGCGATCGAGGGCGATACGCAGGCGTTCATCGATCGCATCACGAAGCTGCCGCTGGCGCACCAACCGGCGACGGTTTTCGAGTACGGCTTCTCGATCGATGTGCTCGGCGCGGTTGTTGAAAAGGTGAGCGAGCAGCGGCTTGGCGACTACCTGGCCGGCAATGTGTGGCAACCGCTCGGCATGAGGGACGCCACGTTCCACCCCACGGAGGCGCAGCGCGCTCGTCTTGCCCGGCCATTTCCCAATGACCCGCTGACGGGCAAGCCGCAGGCGATCAAACTTCTCGATACACCAACGAAGTTCGACTGCGGTGGCGCCTGCGCATTTGCAACCGTGGGCGACTACGTACGCTTTGGGCAAATGCTGCTCAATGGCGGCGAACTCGACGGTCAGCGCATTCTCGGGCCCAAGACCGTGCATCACATGGTCTCCAACCACCTTGGGCCGGAGATCAGGAACAACGTGGCCAACGTGGAGCCGCATCGCGGTGGTTTTGGCTTCGGCCTTGGAGTGGCCGTGCGCACCAGCGAGGGTCTGTCCTCGGTTCCGGGCAATCCCGGCGAGTTCACCTGGAATGGCGCTTATGGCACGCAGTTCTTCTGCGACCCGAAGGAGCGCCTTGTCGTCGTCGTGGGAACGGCGGCGCCCGGCGAACTTCGGAAGTACTATCGTGAGCAGGTCCAAGACATCGTCTACGGCGCCATGGTGCGGTAA
- a CDS encoding serine O-acetyltransferase translates to MIQNEMPVDRLWHSIRREAESAVARDPVFGAALSTAILDHPDFAHALAHQIGERLGRSPADRTRFAQLARDAFGSSPDLIDAASRDLQSIAAHDPATTALLPPLLNFKGYVALQAWRVSNWLWRQRRSDLALLLQSLSSDQLQVSIHPTASIGTSVFLDHATGIIIGAFAAIGDEVTILQNVTIGRKHSEPDRAPKIGRGVLLSAGSTIIGGISIGDFAKIGAGAVVEHDVPSGCTAVGVPARLTNCPETEVPA, encoded by the coding sequence ATGATCCAGAATGAAATGCCTGTCGATCGGCTCTGGCACTCGATCCGGCGTGAAGCGGAAAGCGCGGTGGCGCGCGACCCGGTATTCGGCGCGGCGCTATCAACGGCCATTCTCGATCATCCTGACTTCGCTCACGCACTGGCGCACCAGATCGGCGAGCGGCTCGGCAGGAGTCCGGCGGATCGTACGCGGTTTGCGCAGCTTGCCCGGGACGCGTTCGGCAGTTCACCCGATCTGATCGATGCCGCGAGCCGCGACCTGCAGAGCATCGCCGCTCACGACCCCGCGACGACGGCACTTCTGCCGCCGCTGTTGAACTTCAAGGGCTACGTCGCGCTGCAGGCCTGGCGCGTCTCCAACTGGCTCTGGCGCCAGCGCCGCAGCGATCTGGCGTTGCTGTTGCAAAGCCTGTCGTCCGATCAGCTTCAGGTCAGCATTCACCCCACAGCATCGATCGGAACGTCGGTGTTTCTCGATCACGCCACCGGCATCATCATCGGTGCTTTCGCCGCGATCGGCGACGAGGTGACGATCCTGCAGAACGTCACCATCGGCCGGAAGCATTCGGAACCGGACCGCGCGCCAAAAATCGGCAGGGGCGTTTTGCTCAGCGCCGGATCGACCATTATCGGCGGTATCAGCATCGGCGATTTCGCCAAGATCGGCGCCGGCGCGGTCGTCGAACATGACGTGCCGTCCGGCTGCACCGCCGTCGGCGTTCCCGCGCGGTTGACCAATTGCCCGGAGACAGAGGTCCCAGCCTGA
- a CDS encoding MFS transporter, translating to MKPPTNMPDSDNAQPAPSMAPALLLGMAAFLANFDVTAVVIVLPAVARHLGFGVAGYAWVMDAYSLAFTGALLFAGALADRYGRRRAMLAGNGIFALASLACGMAWDGPTLWAARALQGIGAAFIMTGGIALIATVYAQTQARTRAFAWLGVMSGIAMSLGPTIGGLVSSWIGWRWIFLINLPACALVAWGVPRLVPEVREMVPRPLDILGVLLLTTALAVLVEALLLGRTSIAHLTGGVALSALLLTVFATQQRRLDKPILDPDVFVQRAMIGIAILLFAVSVGYWAVLVYLPLFFATAFHWSSEVAGIALLTATLPMLFLPPLGGWLVGRIGWRLHFALALAIVAAGNVAIAIALMSGGAAPPMIPILCGMVAIGFGVALAHPQLSGAVVALVPPDQAGMASAVTVVMRQAGFAVGIAVLGAVLHADGWAIGYVWLFSVAAIASIAGLVAALALLPAQAVASRSSATCRPAVTPIR from the coding sequence ATGAAACCGCCGACGAACATGCCCGACAGTGACAATGCTCAGCCTGCACCATCCATGGCGCCGGCGCTGCTTCTGGGGATGGCGGCTTTCCTCGCCAACTTTGACGTGACGGCGGTGGTCATTGTCTTGCCGGCGGTCGCACGTCACCTCGGGTTCGGCGTGGCTGGATATGCCTGGGTCATGGACGCCTACAGCCTGGCGTTCACAGGCGCCTTGCTCTTTGCGGGGGCGTTGGCGGATCGGTATGGGCGGCGGCGGGCGATGCTCGCCGGCAACGGCATTTTTGCTCTCGCGTCCTTGGCGTGCGGGATGGCCTGGGACGGACCGACATTATGGGCTGCCCGCGCCCTGCAGGGTATTGGAGCCGCATTCATCATGACCGGCGGCATCGCGCTGATCGCGACCGTCTATGCGCAAACGCAGGCGCGTACGCGCGCATTCGCCTGGCTCGGCGTCATGTCCGGCATCGCCATGTCTCTTGGTCCGACCATCGGTGGCCTTGTCTCATCATGGATCGGTTGGCGCTGGATCTTCCTCATCAACTTGCCGGCCTGCGCCTTGGTCGCATGGGGCGTGCCGCGGCTGGTCCCGGAAGTGCGCGAGATGGTGCCCCGGCCGCTCGACATCCTGGGTGTCCTGCTACTCACCACTGCGTTGGCTGTGCTGGTGGAGGCGCTGCTGCTCGGTCGCACCTCGATCGCGCACCTGACCGGCGGGGTCGCGCTGAGTGCGTTGCTGCTTACTGTATTCGCGACACAGCAGAGGCGCCTCGACAAACCGATCCTCGATCCCGACGTATTCGTTCAGCGAGCAATGATCGGGATTGCGATACTCCTGTTCGCCGTCTCAGTCGGCTATTGGGCGGTGCTCGTCTATTTGCCGCTGTTCTTCGCGACGGCCTTCCACTGGTCCTCGGAAGTGGCCGGTATCGCGCTCCTGACGGCCACGCTGCCGATGCTGTTCCTGCCGCCGTTGGGCGGCTGGCTTGTCGGCCGAATAGGATGGCGGCTGCATTTCGCCCTGGCGCTTGCAATCGTGGCAGCGGGCAACGTCGCCATTGCGATCGCGCTCATGTCGGGCGGCGCAGCACCGCCGATGATTCCGATCCTCTGCGGCATGGTCGCCATCGGGTTTGGTGTCGCGCTCGCCCACCCCCAACTGTCGGGCGCAGTCGTTGCGCTGGTGCCTCCCGATCAAGCCGGCATGGCATCTGCCGTGACCGTCGTCATGCGCCAGGCCGGCTTCGCAGTCGGTATCGCCGTTCTCGGCGCGGTGCTCCATGCCGACGGATGGGCGATCGGTTATGTCTGGCTGTTTTCGGTAGCCGCGATTGCATCGATAGCCGGACTGGTCGCGGCGCTCGCCTTGCTGCCCGCGCAAGCGGTCGCGTCACGTAGCAGCGCGACCTGCCGACCGGCCGTCACCCCCATCCGTTGA